The following DNA comes from Hordeum vulgare subsp. vulgare chromosome 3H, MorexV3_pseudomolecules_assembly, whole genome shotgun sequence.
taatttatgaagtattcatgccatattcacctatgtttgcaataattttatatggttttgatgcactttataagacttatttagaactaacccggactgacgctatttttagcatgattacaatggtgttgtttttgtggagaaaacgAAAGTTCTGAGAATCTCCCAaatcttttttatatttttttttgtggaggaaataagcaatactCGAGCGAAGAACCATCGAAGGCGGGCCACGAGTGggacacaagccaatagggcacgcCCCTAGGCTGCGCATGTTGCctcatggggcccacgtggctccgtttggcaTGATTCCACCGCTGAAAAATCGCATATATACGACAAACCCCACAAGTAAAAAAGAGAACTTCTGCTCCGTcaccgcaactctctgtatcaacgaaaaaccaatctggatatgttctagtaccctgccggagagggtaAATCATCTTCGGTGGCCGTCTTTATCATCCCGGCGgaagccatgacgaggagggagtaattCACCCTCATGGTTGAGGTTTTGTACCAGTagatatgtgtttaatctctctctctctctctcgtttttgagatgtcacgatcgcTTTGTGTGTTTGTCCCtttctattgttgtgatgaattgaatctttcactttaagacctcgttatgttggattgaatattcaagtttgaggacacttgatgtatgtcttgcatgcgtatacctgtagtgacattgggggtattcaagtgattcattgGATATATGTTAGGGCatgaacttgcggattccggtgaccttggggatctatgcataggggttgattgcacgtttttctactatgttctctgatagaaatcttgggctccttgaagttctttgtgttggattgaatatgatagatctgaaattgttggatgcatgtcgcataatttacccacggatacttgaggtgacattggactaTCTAGTTAACATTAGGGTTGATTTTTATGTATAATGGGTGTTACTCTAGTACGAACTCCAggactgtttgtgacacttataggaatagatcaaaagattgatcagaaataataacaTTGAGGTGGTTATACTACCtagaccaatttcatcttattgttctccgctagataggaactttggagtgattctttgttgcacgttgagagatgatcatatgattctaccatgttagcattgttgagagattgcactagcaaaagtatgaaccctaggccttattaccaagcatttatacaatgtttttctcAGTGTTTtacactagttaccttgctgtttatatattttcagattacaaaaacctatatctactatccatactacacttgtatcaccatccctttgccgaactagtgcacctatacaaattcccattgtattgggtgtgttggggacacaagagattttttgtaatTGATTGCAGGATTGTTTGAGAGAGATCATCTTTCATCCTACACATCCCacatattgataaaccttaggtcatccacttgaggtaaaattttagtgtcctacaaaactctgcgcttggaggcccaacatagtctacaggaataaagttgtgtagtagacatcagggggcGATGACTGTGGAAGCTGAGCAGTGTGATGATCTGGGTCCGGGCTGCAATGATGGGGGTGGCTGCAGGCGCTGGAGGAGCGTGGGCATCATAACCCGAGCTTCTGTGCCTCTTTGATTAGTATGATTGTAAATATGCTTGAATAGGAAAACCACATGATTGGAATGATATGCACATTCAAATCCTACACGATTTGAGTTTGTTCGATTGCAttatagaaaaaaaggaaaattgcAAAGAGTTGAGGTGGACGCTAAACATTCTATGAATGTTATGCAAATGATTTCTTAGAATGATTTTCTATATGATTCTATCTTTCGAATCAAACGACCAATGGAAAAATTTGTAAGAGTTAAAATTCTATGATTTTTTTAATCAAGGTGCCCTGAGAGAAAACGTGGTACCAGTTGTGGCCTATCGTGCACTTTATGAGGATTGCCATACACTTTATGAGGAGAAAGGAAGCTTGTGTGTTGTAATGTGCTTTGAGATGATGCAGGATGTTGCTTCACCTGAGGATGGCACCGAGGTTATCGTTGTGCAAGAACAGACGAAAGTTGGTATTGAGAAAGCATGTGCTTCATCGACAAAAGTGGTGAAAATGACTAATCAGCGACCTCATGTAAGGAATATGTATCGTCTATGTCATGTGAGAAATTGGAGGCGCTAGAGTCCATAGTGTTGATGGTTCCTATGGTCGATGACATTGTGTTGGTGGTTTAggttgatgatgttgatgaggacAGTGAGTTGGTGCTTGCTACTAAGAGCATCTCAGTCGACGACAACTACATCAAGAAATACAATGAGTTTTATGAGAGTAAAATGTATAGAACCAGCACATTAGTATCCTAGCTCTGAGAAAACCACCACTTTACAGAATGTGACACGTTGCACCGCAGGGAAGAATTGACAGTAGAAAAAATCACTAAATGCAAAAATGAGACCATTTTGACGTGGCAGATCGCGTTTTGGCCGACACTGGAGGACACCGCGTCGCTAACGACCGTTGGGACTAAGCCGGTCGGCCCGTTCCCTAAAGGGAAATAGTGTCATTGCCCCACTCTCCCATTCGCTTACTCTGCCTCGCTCCACTCTGCGCTGCCgccaccgcagctcaactcaccaCCGCCGCCGCAATGCCTTCTTTGGCAGACTCATAGGATAGTACCGACAACGAGATTCTCAACTTCACCGGCGAGGTAATGCCCGTGTATTCTCTCTATTTTTACAGCGTAGGGTTAAGGATTTTAGATCGGGGAATATCGTTTTGTTACGATTTTAGACGGATCTAGGGTATTTGACCACTCTCAATTCCTTTTGGATTCAATCCAGCACCTCCTAACCATAGATGACTCGGACTTTGAAGGAGATGTGGAGATGAGGGAGGCAAGCCTTGTTGAGTGCTACCACCGGAAAACAGCCTAGAAATTCATAGCACTCGAAGGTGGCATAACCGGGAGGAGGTTTTATGGGTGTGGTCGGGATGTAAGTTGCAATCACTATGATGATTTTCTTATCTGAATTTGTTAACTGTTAAGATCAAATTTATATGTGTTGTCACGATGTAAACTGCTTTGTGTGATCAATTTTGTTAATGGTTAATGGTTAATCCCATATGAACTGCTCTCAAATTTGTTAGGAAAAAcgagccaagtaattgtttttggttTTGTGAAGATGAAGTGAAGTGTTAATTCTGTAGCTCAACTATTTAGGTATTCTGAGGCCTAACTAATACAGACTCATTTTCTTGCAGATTACCAATTGTGGCTATGTTCAATGGGTGGATATGGAGTATCTGGAAGCTACTAAAAAAGCTCTAAAGAAGCTTTGGGCAAGATATAAAGATTGTTATTCTACGAGGATCAAAGAAGGTATTGATCATGCACAAATAGTGCTTAAGCTTGAACGGGAGGTTAAGACTGCTACCCTACAATACAAGAGCCTACTTGTTGAAGTTAACAAAATGCTCAAGCAACAAGTGGAAAAGAGGTATCAACAAAGTCACAAGAGAATAATGTAAGAGGATATTGAAGGCTTGCAGAAGGAGCTGGACCATGAGCAGTATGTCATTGAGGATGCGAAGTCCATTCAGAAAGCACAAGGAGATGTGATAAGGAACCTAAGGACTCAGATGCACGAGTTGAATAAGGACAGGGATATCAATGGACTCAAGAAGGAGATGTATATGCTCAAGACTTGACTACAAGACCACAAGAAGGATAAGAAACAActtatcaaggacaagatcaaggtgATGCAGGAGAGGAATGGGTTgtaggtggagaagaagaagctaGAGATAGCCATTGCTGAGGTTACGAAAGTTGGAGAAATTCACAAGGGCAAcctgaagaagatcaaggggattTGTGATTAAGACTTTGTCATTGAGCTTAGTGGCTGAGAGTTAGTCTTATCTAGTGTTGTTGTATGCACTATGCTATCTATCTGCTTTAATTCATGTTGTTGTAAACACTATGATACCTACTTATGTGTGAGAATTGTTGTAAGCGTTGCCATATCTATCTAAATTGCTCGTATGTTCAATGGTATGAACTATGACCTATGTATCAAGTTTAATCTGGGTGTTATCTATTGTTTTATGCACTATGATACCTATCTAGTTAATTGTTTGTGTGTACTATTTATGGATAGTACTCCACTTATCTGTCATGATGTTGCCAAGATGGATAGAAGTAGCACAACGCTGCACAACACTTGCGCATAATAAGTAGAGCCAAGATGGAGTACTCCAAGATGGATAGAAGTAGCATAACACTACACATGGAGTATAACAGGTCGCATACTCTTGCATAAGTGTGCATAATAAGTACAATTCATATGACTGGTTCATAATAGAGGTAGCATAGTAGGTAACATCAAGGACCCATATGATTGCTTGCTAGATAGCCTAAGAGTTGAACACATTGTTTGCATTAGGCATTACAAACTTAGATCAGTAGATCTACAAAATGTACCACCAACATCATTAGTTTCTTGGTGTTCCATGGTCTGTTGTATATATTGGCCTAATACATACTTAGTATCCAAGCAACCACCTCATTCCTCGACGATTGACTTGATCTTGTGAAGTTTCTCCTTGCTACCATGCCCACCCTTAAGCAATTCAGTAATCACACTCTCAAGGTTCATTTTCTCCTCTTGAAGAACATCCCTGTCCTCTTTGACCTCCTTCATAGCCTTCCTTGTGATCCTAATGATATCTGCCCGGGAAGACAAGATGCACCTCTGCTCATTGGCCAGCCTCATCTTCTCCATCCTCAACTCCATCTTGCACTGCTCCTCTAACTCTACAAGCTTTGTCTTGACATCTTCATGATGCTTTGTTGCATTCTCAAGTTCCATATGCCGCACCTTTCCATCCTGCGAATCAAACAGCTAGCCAACTTCCTGAACCATGTCATTGAATTGCTTGGCTAAGAATTCATTCTACTTCTCCAGTTTGGCTAACTTTTGTCATAAGCATGTCTATCCATCACCCTGCCATAGTTCTgggcatgaaacatctcccacagtTTTGTCACACACCTGTGAATTATGACAAGCTAGTGACCATCAACCCACTCAATCACTCTAGAGTCAATACCTCCCCTGCAATAGTTGACAACAGAAACTATAATTCATTTAAAACTACCTAATTCATTTAACATTACCACATTCAGTAAACACCACTATATTCAGTATAACACCATTGTATTCACTTAACACTACTACATTCAATTAACAATAACGATTCGGTAAACAATAAGCTCATCAATTAGTACCTACTTAGCACATCCATAGAATCTTCTACGTGTGTTTATGCCATAGAAAGCAACACATTTCCTACCCCTAAACTGGTGAAGCTTGCACTTGATCTCGGGATGAGTCACCATGCCACAAAACGAGGAATCAATAGTAGTATTTGGTTTCTCCTGCATTGAAAAGATATCTTAATTAGTCAATCCAGAGAGGAGGGGACAGAATGGAGGAtctaaaaatggcacactttgcGCGCTAAACTTGTCAAACCCTAATCCTAATTGAAAGCACTCTATACAACCCTGCTATCCACGTCCATGTTGTTGTAGGTCTACTCCTCCTCGCCGCTTTCTTCGAGATCTCTCCAAGATGCCATTGCGGCGGCGAGGTTAAGCTGCGACGACGTAGAAGGGGGCGACACAGAGGAGAGCGAGGCAGAGGAGAGCAACAAAGAGGACATCGAGGTAGAGTGAGCGAGTGGGCGAGTTGGGGAACAACATTGTTTCCTTTTATGGAACGGGCAGACCAGCTCGGTCCCAACGTCCGTTAGCGACGCGCCATCCCCGAGTGTCGGCCAAAACACGATGTGTCACGTCAAAATGGTCTCATTTTTGCATTCAGTGTTTTTTGCCACTCACAATTGTTTGTTGCGGTGTAAAATATCACGTTTTGTAAAGTGGTGTTTTTTCGAGAGCTAGGTCACTAATGTGGTTGTTCTATGCATTTTACTCGTTTTATGATTTTCTTGACAAATGGGTTCACGGGCGGAGCTAGGATTGCGCCAAGCCCCGGGCCCCAGGCTGCTACACTACGAATTCAGTGTCGCTACAGTATCCTCAGATGCTACAGTATACAAAGCAAGTATTCTCCGCGTCCCGGGCCCAGCACCCCTCCTCGGGGCCTGGGTCCTCGATCCGCCACTGAATGGGTTGGCTGATCAATCCGGATCCGACAAGAGAACCAACTGCCTCTTTAAGTCGAAACTAAACAAGGAGAAGTCGAAGAAGAACAAAATCAATAAGAGTGACGTCATGTGAAAGACGTCCATAATCTCATGATGGAGGGTGctttgtttttatcgttgttggtGCTTGTAAGGAATTATTTTGTGTTATACATGTGTAGAGGGATGTAGTTGTTgtttgttgagatgactatggttTATGCTTTATGACTAGAACGTCTATGAATTATTTGTATCGTTTTCATCCCTTTTTCTGTAAATTAACTCGACAACTATCAATTTAATGAAAAAGTCAGTGGGGCAAAATTTGTCCCTTCgcttaaaaaaaaggaaaacgtgGTAGCGTTTGAATTAAATGAACCAAGCCTAAAGCTATCTGATCACTACGTGGTCGAGCATATTATTATGGTTATTTAGCAGAATAAGTAAAATGGTTCAAACCTCGAGAGACGAGAACAACTGGGGGGCACCATCGCTTTCCAAGAGATGCCGTCCCCATCCCCCTGTAATCAAAGGGCAAAGAGAAGGGACGAGGGATTCAGATATCCCAACCAAAGGACACCAATCTCTAGGCTTAACTCTGGCAGTGTCGGGACAACTTTTTGAACGACGATCTCCTCGGGCGGATTGCCTACGCAGGAGAGCTCTCTTTGCTCGCAACACCGCAGTAGTAGCACCAGCCACCAATCGTAGTACAATACTCGCATATCCTGCTTTGCGCTCGTGCTCCTCCTCTTGTTTGTTCTGCCGTCTTATTTTAGGCCCTCCTCGACAGTCCACATATGCAGCAAACAGATCGCCACACGAAGCACAAGGCGTACAATCCCTGCCAAAGACTGGGCATTAGGCTGCTAAACAAGAGCTCACGGAGGATAACATTGTGCTTGAGTTGCGTACCTGGTGTTTTGAATGGGGTCTCCATGGTTTCAGTTTCCAAGACCGACCGGCCCGGCTTGTTTAGAAGGTGATGAAAATACTAGTACTAGTATACTCACAAGCAGGACCAAACATGGTTTAGGCCCCAGGACGGAGTATATGCTTTGGGTAAGGTGGTGTCGGCTCGCACTTGGGCCGTTGGGGGATGATGGGCTCCACGGGCTTTCCCTTTCTCTGGCATCGCTGCCTGCTTCCTTTTGACTTGGCAGGGGAATTAGGCAGCCTGCTTACAACACCAAtcacaaaggaaaggaaaagaaaaacaaaCCCCAGCAAAAGAAAAGCCTCACTATCACTGGTTAAGTGGTAATATTGCTCTACTCTTTATGCAGGAGTAAGTAGCTAGGAGGAGATGGAAGAGGAAGATGGAATGATCAGGCTAGAGGCGTATCGGATCCCCGTAGCGTGGAGCAGAGGGAGAGGCAGGAAGCGAGTGGAGTGGAGTGATGTAACCTGGGTTTGCGTGCGTGGAGGTTGGTGCCAAAAGGCGGGATCTTCTATGCCTGACCGCGACTGTTCCTTGGACCGATGATCGGATTCGATTCGACGGGGGACTTTATGGAACTCGGGGGAGCCATGATGGATTGTTTCGAGCGGGCGGCCAATTATCTCCTCTCACTCTCTCAATCTACTCTACTCTACTCTACTCGGCCCGCGCCCGCCAGCCCGCCCGTCTTTTCCTGTGttccctcctcctcatcctcgcgTCGCTCCTCTTTTGCTCTTTTGCTTCTTTTGATTGATTTCCTTCCTCTTTTATTTTCCCATTCCCATCCGCCCTTCTTTCGCTACGTCTCCTTTGCTCTTTAGTTTCCTTCTTTCTCTGGGTTTGGAAGCCCCTAGCGCTTCCTTCTTGACCTAATCATGTGCCCAAACGTGATCTTCATGTACACAAACACCACTACCACTTTATTATTAGCTCCACCAAGTTCATCTTCAGTTTTTTTTTGCTGTACGCGCGGACGGCGTATTGTATACATGCAGATGTAGATGTAGATGTAATTTGACATGATCGATGCATGCATCGGTCCAGATACACCGCGCACAGTCAAAGCTCAGAAATTTCGATCCGTCGTGTCATTGCAAAATGACACCCCCAGGGCTCCccatggatagaaattaaagaccCGAGCCGACCGGCCGGCCTGATGCAGCGCACCGCAGGCTTTCAGGCATCGCTGCGACGCTGCCCGCCTAACggacgcatgcatgcatgccatgcaTCGTCTCCTTGTTGCTCGCTCATCACTTACTCCGTGGTGGATAGCCTGGCCCTGGCCTGGCCTGGGATCCCACAACCGGCTCAGAGGAGGACGGAGGAGGGACAGATCGAACTGTGCCCCTCGTGATCGGCAAACTCCAATGGACTCGTCGTAGTTGTACGAGCGCATGTCAGTAGTAGGAGtagactactactagtactaccacACCACCACAACCAACATCCCTCCTCGAGAGCCTCCACGTCCCCctgcatatgtgtgtgtgtgcatggggGACTGTTCCCGGTTTCACGTGGCCTTCCTTTTGACCGAGCGCCACATCCTTCTTTGACCACTCCCCGGCCCCACTCCACAGGCCCATCGCATGAGATTGAGATGAGAGTAGGAGCCGCTGCGGCATGGCATCGCGTCTCGCGCCCCCGGCCGGAATCCAAAATCGGGTCGGCCCAGGTTGGTTACCACGTAAAAAGCGAGCCAAGCCAgccggccaccaccaccaccgtactCCCACGTCGTCGCTATAAGAACCCCAGGATCCCGTACCCTACCTCCCACATCCATCCACATGTGCCAAACCATCCAGCCCACCCCCTAGTGTGTGTTCCTCTTACTGTTAGTGGCCGCCCATCTCCACATTCCAACAACAGACAGACACCCCCTACGTCCTGTTTGTTGGAGGTTTGGTCTCGAAGCTCTCCCTCTTCATATTAATCTTCCCTTCCCCCGATACCAGCAGCACTAGAGTAGATAGATTGCCTTCTCTGTTCCATCTATTCCTGCaagtagctagctagctcctaCTAGTCAAGATGCTGCACGAGGCGGCGCCATGCACGTGTGGGCTGCTCTACGGCagctgcggcggcggctgctCCATGCTGTTCGCCGCGGCGCCGGGggaccaccactactacaccaagCAATGCGTCGACGACGGCTCCTACGCCACCTACGGCGGCTCCGTCGACTGCACGCTCTCGCTCGGCACGCCCTCCACCAGGCGCGCCGAGGCCGGGGTCCGTGCGCCAGCGGCCGGGCTGCCGTGGGAGGCGGTGCCCAGCTGCAACGGCAGGCAGGATATCGGCCCGGCTCGAGCGGATCAGAGCAATGCCGGCGCCGCGTCCGCTCGCCGGTGCGCCAACTGCGACACCACCTCCACCCCGCTCTGGAGGAACGGGCCTCGCGGACCAAAGGTGCGTGCGTGCGTGAGCTGATGATCATATTCATATACGTACGTGGCCGGACACGTACCCAGCGACGCCATGCTGCCATACATGCATACACTGGCTTACTTACGAACAGATATGCATATCCATATATACGTACTAGTACTAACGAACCATCGGTGCATCTGTGCAGTCATTGTGCAATGCGTGTGGAATCCGGTACAAGAAAGAGGAGCGGCGCGCGGCAGCCGCAGCGGCGGCGCCGACGGCGCTGGCGTCGGAGAGCGGGATCGAGTACGCGTACGGGTAcgcgcggcagcagcagcagcagcagcagcagcagtggggTTGCTACGGCCCGGCCGTGGCGAAGGCTGCGTCCTACGGGATGTTCGGCGACGCGGCGGCGGAGGACGGGCCGTGCCTGCCATGGGGGCTGGGCGTCATGCCCTCATCGCCGGCGTTCGGGTCCGTCCGGGAGATGACAAGCCTGTTCCAGTACTACTAGCCatagctcgctcgctcgctcgctctctAGGGACTTTCTTTCTTTCCCTCTCCCCTTTTAAGTAACAAAGAAGATGCTGTGCTACTTCTTTTTGAGGGCACGCAAGATGCTGTGCTTGACCAACGACCCGGCTGCGGCTGCATGAAAGTTGAAGCTGAAATGAAATATATCACtcaccagtttctttcctcccggcCGTGTCTTGTTTCCTCTTGTTGTGTGAGATGATCCtttatctttcttttcttttctgagcCGACGTTTGCATATACTCCTCCATGATAGTATATCTAgaccatctttccatgatggatggatggatgcatgTCGCATGATGATTACGGCGAATGGTACATGTCCTGCTTTGCTAATCATCACTGTGTTCATTGGAGACCCCGTGCACAGCTAGATAGATTTGCACCTTTTGCTGGCTCGGCGCCCAAACGGTCAATCATCGGTAGCTGCATACATCAGGGCCACATAAACGTGGTACGTACAGGCCCTGCTTTTTATAGGGCTTCTCAGAGGTGAGGCTCCGTACTATCTTCCACTCTCGCTACGCTGCTGCTACTGCCGCTATAGATTAGCATTGGTTTAGACTTTAGAGCAAATCTGATGCCTTATATTCGCAGCCTAAATCATTTGGACCGCGCTTCATAATTTTTGAACTTTGACAAAGGAGGTTGTACGCAAGCTCAGATTCAGCATAGTCCAAACTCTATATTTTTGCGGACCCATCGGTCAGCGTCTATGTCCGTTCTTCACGTAAAGACATTGAATTTTCATTCAATCACACAGATATTGCAATTCATTCAGTCACATAGGTATTGCAATTTTATTGGCATTCCGTTCTACATCACATATACATTGCACTTTTCATATATGGAAGTTGCTTTTACGGTTTTACCATAACATAACTGAAATTGAAATTGACCAAGAACAGGAAATTGAAATGTGACATATTCTCCTGTTTCCTCCATTTGGAAATGACCTCACAAGGGAAGGGGAGGCTTTGCCTGCTTCCACTTGTGCTTTAATACAGTCTAAgcctctgtttttaaatattattttttaagATTTCACTAAGAGAGTACAtaggaacaaaatgaatgaatatataatataaaatatgtctatatagatctatatgtagtcttctagtaaaatttctgaaaaaaaattatatttaaaaacaaaggGAGTATATACCAACGGGCTTCTCCATAATGGTTGATTCCGTTTCGGCAATTGGCGGTGTCCTTCACGTGAGGCTGAGAAGTATTTTACATACTGCTTTAATACCGATGTATTTTGGGAAACCAATGTATATGTTGTAGCCCTAAAACGACGGCTAACACATGTTTGAAGCCCACTcacccactcactttcttttacCATGTCTTTCGTTACGCGGGTAATCCAATGGAAAACAATGATCTAGTCGGGACCTTACTGTAACTCTCAAGGGTTAGTTTTGTAGTGGTCCTTTAAGACGCCAAAGCTATGTATCACCTACTTCCCGGTAGGGGAGGGGGTCCTCGGAGGGAGTTCTACATGTTTTTTTGGGTATTTTTTTGtgccttttttcttttgttttcatttttaacACATATCTACATTGTTTAATACACATTATACATTTTTCTTATAcatgttgaacattttttaaagacATGATGTATATATTTGCAAATACATGTTTTTGaactttttagtacatgttaAACATTTTTAAAGGCATGTTGAACATCTTTTTAATTGACACAAACATTTTTATTAAACAACACGAAGATATTTTTACATGGTATAATTTTGTTTTTTCTAAAATGTCCTGAACatattttttgaaatgcatgaccATTTATAAAAATTGTCACACACAATTTTTGAAATTCCATCAACATTGTTTTAATTACATGAAAATTTGTTTACATTGTATAAACATTTTTAAGCAGTTATGAATATTTCTTTGAAAGGCTTGACCATCATTGTTTTTTTGCATAATTTATTTTAGTTatacaaacatttttttaaattgtaTAAACACTTTTTATACGtcatgaacattttctaaatGTTATTGTGCCAATAGTTTTGTCACACTGCATTATCATTTTTTAACATGGGAAGAACGTATTTTAAACTAAATATAGCTAGttgttatgtagaattactctacATTTTACCTTCCTTATCTCGGTTCATATTATCATATTTATACTTAGTTGATCAAAATGTAGAATGAAGTCAATGCTTATGAAGAAGTTTTTATGGTCAACTTTTTGAATTATCACCCGTGAACATAAACATGGATAAGGGCTTTAGAGATCAAGTGAAAACTGCTAATGTAGGTCCATCTCTCTCATGCCTTCAAACCTTCGTTGTAGTATAGATTTTGATAGGCATCACCAGCTAAACTAAT
Coding sequences within:
- the LOC123440067 gene encoding GATA transcription factor 15-like, encoding MLHEAAPCTCGLLYGSCGGGCSMLFAAAPGDHHYYTKQCVDDGSYATYGGSVDCTLSLGTPSTRRAEAGVRAPAAGLPWEAVPSCNGRQDIGPARADQSNAGAASARRCANCDTTSTPLWRNGPRGPKSLCNACGIRYKKEERRAAAAAAAPTALASESGIEYAYGYARQQQQQQQQQWGCYGPAVAKAASYGMFGDAAAEDGPCLPWGLGVMPSSPAFGSVREMTSLFQYY